A stretch of DNA from Anopheles ziemanni chromosome 3, idAnoZiCoDA_A2_x.2, whole genome shotgun sequence:
TGGATTTCGCGTGACGTGATCGTCGAACGCTTGTTGTAGTGCGCCAGGCGGGACGCTTCGGCGGCGATGCGCTCGAAGATGTCGTTCACGAAGCTGTTCATGATGCTCATCGCCTTCGACGAGATGCCAGTGTCCGGATGGACTTGCTTCAGCACCTTGTAGATGTAGATGGCGTAGCTTTCCTTGCGGGTcttgcgcttcttcttcttgtccgaCTTGGA
This window harbors:
- the LOC131286512 gene encoding histone H2B yields the protein MAPKTSGKAAKKSGKAQKNISKSDKKKKRKTRKESYAIYIYKVLKQVHPDTGISSKAMSIMNSFVNDIFERIAAEASRLAHYNKRSTITSREIQTAVRLLLPGELAKHAVSEGTKAVTKYTSSK